In Methanofollis fontis, the following proteins share a genomic window:
- a CDS encoding PEGA domain-containing protein — protein sequence MRRNHAIILGILLIVGMIPCATAATDTTGQIGGDVGYYAIHCNVDGAKVYFDNDYKGDISDGRLLVEVYTTGTPYSTISVEADGYETYTTRIVEYPAKGETVDITVDLQQAPIGGDMGSYLVRCTVEGASVYFDNDFKGQIANGELLVPVYTTGTPYSTISVEAEGYETYTAPISQYPAKGQTVEIDVSLQQSPIGGDQGAYLVRCNVEGASVYFDNDNKGVIANGQLLVPVYTTGTPYTSIRVEASGYQTYTAPINQYPAAGQTVDISVTMTPVTPASPLSPLTVLGALCIGGVLLMLRRRS from the coding sequence ATGCGGCGAAACCATGCCATTATTCTCGGTATCCTGCTCATTGTGGGCATGATACCCTGTGCAACCGCAGCAACCGACACGACCGGGCAGATCGGCGGCGATGTCGGCTATTATGCAATCCACTGCAATGTGGACGGCGCGAAGGTCTACTTCGACAACGACTACAAGGGCGATATCTCGGACGGTCGGCTTCTCGTAGAGGTCTATACCACCGGAACCCCGTACTCAACGATCAGTGTCGAGGCGGACGGCTACGAGACCTACACCACCAGGATCGTCGAATACCCGGCGAAGGGGGAGACCGTCGACATCACCGTCGATCTCCAGCAGGCGCCGATCGGCGGGGACATGGGCTCCTATCTGGTGCGCTGCACGGTCGAGGGTGCGAGCGTCTACTTTGACAACGACTTCAAGGGCCAGATCGCAAACGGCGAACTCCTGGTGCCGGTCTACACCACCGGAACCCCGTACTCCACGATAAGCGTCGAGGCAGAGGGTTACGAGACCTACACCGCCCCGATCAGCCAGTACCCGGCGAAGGGCCAGACCGTAGAGATCGACGTCAGCCTCCAGCAGTCACCGATCGGCGGCGATCAGGGCGCCTACCTGGTGCGCTGCAACGTCGAAGGGGCGAGCGTCTATTTCGACAACGACAACAAGGGCGTGATCGCAAACGGTCAACTCCTGGTGCCGGTCTACACCACCGGAACCCCGTACACCTCGATCAGGGTGGAGGCCTCCGGCTACCAGACCTATACCGCCCCGATCAACCAGTACCCGGCAGCGGGCCAGACCGTCGATATCTCGGTCACCATGACGCCGGTGACACCGGCGTCCCCGCTCTCCCCGCTGACGGTCCTCGGCGCCCTCTGCATCGGCGGCGTCCTCCTGATGCTCAGGAGACGATCCTAA
- the rlmH gene encoding 23S rRNA (pseudouridine(1915)-N(3))-methyltransferase RlmH has product MQVSVIAVGKVKDRYINEGIAEYEKRLRPYADLNIVEVREERIPNRASPAEEAQVVEREGERICTVVPDNAVLVALDLRGEAWSSEDLASRLRSWEIEGAHEIAFVIGGPLGLSPAVLDRARVTLSLSRMTFLHTMVRLILLEQIYRGFRIMRGEPYHK; this is encoded by the coding sequence ATGCAGGTCAGTGTGATCGCTGTCGGGAAGGTGAAGGACCGATATATCAATGAGGGGATCGCCGAATACGAGAAGCGTCTCCGCCCTTATGCGGACCTGAATATCGTGGAGGTGAGGGAGGAGCGGATCCCGAACCGTGCCTCGCCGGCAGAGGAGGCGCAGGTTGTGGAGCGGGAGGGGGAGCGGATCTGTACGGTCGTTCCCGACAATGCCGTGCTCGTGGCGCTTGACCTCCGGGGGGAGGCATGGTCGAGCGAGGACCTGGCGTCCCGTCTGCGTTCCTGGGAGATCGAGGGTGCACATGAGATCGCCTTTGTGATCGGGGGACCGCTCGGACTTTCGCCGGCGGTGCTGGACCGCGCCCGGGTCACCCTCTCCCTCTCGCGGATGACCTTCCTCCACACGATGGTGCGTCTCATCCTGCTGGAGCAGATCTATCGGGGCTTCAGGATCATGCGCGGGGAACCCTATCATAAATGA
- a CDS encoding nucleoside deaminase, giving the protein MPAHPEITPPMPHGGCAVDRFMEAALAEAEAGGAEGGIPIGAVLVRDGAIIGRGHNRRVQDDDPVLHAEIDCLRNAGRVGRYRETVLYSTLMPCYLCAGAVVQFGIPRVVVGESRNFPGARAFLVDHGVEVVDLDLPACYEMMARFIEDHPALWNEDIGEL; this is encoded by the coding sequence ATGCCGGCGCATCCGGAGATAACTCCCCCGATGCCGCACGGGGGGTGCGCCGTGGATAGGTTCATGGAGGCGGCGCTTGCCGAGGCAGAGGCGGGCGGCGCCGAGGGCGGGATCCCGATCGGGGCGGTGCTGGTCAGGGACGGTGCAATCATCGGGCGGGGGCATAACCGGCGGGTCCAGGACGACGATCCCGTCCTCCATGCCGAGATCGACTGCCTCAGGAATGCGGGCAGGGTAGGGCGATACCGGGAGACGGTGCTCTACTCCACACTGATGCCCTGCTATCTCTGTGCCGGGGCGGTGGTGCAGTTCGGGATACCGCGGGTGGTGGTCGGAGAGTCGAGGAACTTTCCCGGCGCCCGGGCATTTCTGGTCGATCACGGTGTTGAGGTGGTCGACCTCGACCTCCCGGCATGCTATGAGATGATGGCCCGGTTTATCGAGGATCATCCGGCGCTCTGGAACGAGGATATCGGAGAACTATAG